In Bradyrhizobium sp. WBOS07, the genomic window CCGCACGATCTCGGCCCTGATGTTCTCCCACACGATCGGCCGCGGCTCGATCGATCCGACCATCTGGTTGAGACCGCCGAGCCGGAAGGACCACGCCTGCACGATCGCGGCGAACGCCTCGTCCACCGCCATCATGGTCTCGACCTGCGTACGCTCGTCAGCATCGAGCGTGCCGAGGGCATATTCCGCGGCGAGCGCGATATGGTCTTCGGTATAGGCCATCAATTCCGATCCAGACCCATCCTCACGATCGAGCCATTCATAGTCCGAGGCACTCCCGGATATCCAACATGCTGCGCCGGAGCCACGTCTTCACCGTGTTGACGGGGGCTGCGAACTTCTCCGCCAATTGCTCGCGGCTCCAGCCGTTGTAATAGGCGAGAAGCACGAGCCGCTGACGGTCCGGCTCGAGCCGGCCGATGCATTCCAAGAGCCGCTTCAGCTCTTCGGTCATCTCCCGGCGCGCCAGCGGATCGGGACTGTCGGCCGCAACCTCCATCGCCTGAGGCTCTTCCTCGATGGAGGTTTCCGACTTCTTGCGGACGACGTCGATCGCGCCGTTGCGCGCAATCGAGGCCATCCACGTGATCGGCGACGACAGCGCCGGATTGAACCGGCCGGCGCCGTTCCAGATCTTGACGTAGGTCTCCTGAATGACCTCCTCTGCGAGATCCTGCCGCCGCAAGATACGGAGCACGACACCATAGAGTTTCGCGCGCGTGGCGGCGTAGAGGCGCTCGAACGCGGCCTGATCGCCCTTCGCCACCGCCTCGATCAACCCGACCAGCTCTGCTGGCGTCAGCATTCAGCCCCCTGACACACGGTCCGCCGCTTGCCGTCACCTCTCCCCGATGGGGAGAGGTCGATTTGCCCAGCAAATCGGGTGAAGGGGCGCAGGGCTAACAAGAGACCGTCACCCCTCACCCGGCGCTCCGCGCCGACCTCTCCCAAGGGAGAGGTGGGCACCGCCGTCGCTGGTACAGCATTCATCCCCGCCACCATAGCGCGCGGCCAAGCCGAGCACCAAGGGGCGCGGCGCCACGCTGTGGACAGCACATGCGAAAACCCGGACCTTGCGGGTCCGGGTTCTGCGGATTTCTTGGTAGCCTTGCTTGTCGGCCGTCAGGCGACGGCGCCGATGCGGGCGCGCATCAGGCCGATGCTGTCGAGGTCGGCCTGCTCGCGGGCGTTCTCTTCGGCGCGCTCGCGGGCCTGGTCGCGCTCGTCGAGCAGCTCGACCTTCTTCAGCTCCTCGAAGGCCTCGGCCAGCGCGGCCTTGGCTTCGTCGAGCTGGCCCTTGAGCTCGTCGGCCGAGCGGGTCAGGTTCTCGCGGCGCTGGATCGCGGCCTTGGCGTAGGTCGGGTAGGCGAAGTGCGAGGGATCGTTGATCCCGGCGCGCTCCTGCTCGGTCTGGATCTCGCGCTCGAGATCGACCGACATCCGCTGGAAGTCGGCGATCATGGTCTCGATCTGGGTGACCCGGCGGCGCTTCTCGTCGACCTGAAACTTCTTCAGGCGAATGAGGGTATCTCGTGACTTCATCGACTCGTACTCCCCAGAAGTCCCCCCGCTGCACGTGGGACGATACCGGTCACCCCACGGGCCCGATGGAGGCCCAGACCGGCTCTGCTACTCTGTGGGATCGGATGATGACCGGACAAAGTTAGCGTTCCGTTTCCAAATTACCGAGGATGTGAGCCAACTGGCGGTAGCCGTCCGCAAGCGAGGCATTTTCGTCCTTGCGCTGGCGCAGGAAGGCCTCCAGCGGCTCGTGCAGGCGGATCGCCTCGTCGACTTCCGGGCTGGAGCCGGCCCGATAGGCGCCGAGCCGGATCAATTCCTCCATGTCGGCATAGGTCGCCATCACCTGGCGCGCCCGCTGGATCACGGGCCAGAATTGCGGATCGGCCGATTTCGGCATGGTCCGGGAGACGGATTTGAGGATGTTGATCGCGGGATAGCGGCCGCGCTCGGCGATCGATCGCTGCATCACGATGTGCCCGTCCAGGATGCCGCGCACGGCGTCCGCGATCGGCTCGTTGTGATCGTCGCCGTCGACCAGCACCGTGAAGATCGCGGTGATGGCGCCCTCCCCCAGGCCCGGGCCGGCGCGCTCCAGAAGCTTCGGCAGCTCGGTGAAGACGGTCGGCGTATAGCCCTTGGCCGTCGGCGGCTCGCCGGCGGACAGGCCGATTTCGCGCTGGGCCATGGCAAAGCGCGTCACCGAGTCCATCAGGCACAGCACGTCCTTGTTCTCGTCGCGAAAATATTCGGCGACCGCGAGCGTCAGATACGCCGCCTGGCGGCGCATCAGCGCCGGCTCGTCGGAGGTCGCGACCACCACGACGGAGCGCGCCAGGCCCTCCTCGCCGAGGTCGTCCTGCAAGAATTCCTGCACCTCGCGGCCGCGTTCGCCGATCAGCCCGATGACGCTGACA contains:
- the fliJ gene encoding flagellar export protein FliJ, coding for MKSRDTLIRLKKFQVDEKRRRVTQIETMIADFQRMSVDLEREIQTEQERAGINDPSHFAYPTYAKAAIQRRENLTRSADELKGQLDEAKAALAEAFEELKKVELLDERDQARERAEENAREQADLDSIGLMRARIGAVA
- a CDS encoding sigma-70 family RNA polymerase sigma factor; this encodes MLTPAELVGLIEAVAKGDQAAFERLYAATRAKLYGVVLRILRRQDLAEEVIQETYVKIWNGAGRFNPALSSPITWMASIARNGAIDVVRKKSETSIEEEPQAMEVAADSPDPLARREMTEELKRLLECIGRLEPDRQRLVLLAYYNGWSREQLAEKFAAPVNTVKTWLRRSMLDIRECLGL
- the fliI gene encoding flagellar protein export ATPase FliI, which gives rise to MKALAEQIGDIDGINIYGRVVGVRGLMVEVAGPIHAMSVGARLVIETGANRSIPCEVIGFSGNNAVVMPFAGLDGVRRGCKAVIANAANLVRPSSAWLGRVVNALGEPIDGKGPLPQGASPMPFRNTPPPAHSRKRVGSPLDLGVRAMNTFLTCCRGQRMGIFAGSGVGKSVLLSMLARNVDADVSVIGLIGERGREVQEFLQDDLGEEGLARSVVVVATSDEPALMRRQAAYLTLAVAEYFRDENKDVLCLMDSVTRFAMAQREIGLSAGEPPTAKGYTPTVFTELPKLLERAGPGLGEGAITAIFTVLVDGDDHNEPIADAVRGILDGHIVMQRSIAERGRYPAINILKSVSRTMPKSADPQFWPVIQRARQVMATYADMEELIRLGAYRAGSSPEVDEAIRLHEPLEAFLRQRKDENASLADGYRQLAHILGNLETER